Proteins from a single region of Undibacterium sp. KW1:
- a CDS encoding EAL domain-containing protein produces the protein MNPAHLPANEKDRLASLQSLDILDTSPEAEFDALVRVASSICGVPISLISLVDIERQWFKANIGLPGVSETPRDIAFCAHAILGDEVFEVSDAKQDVRFADNPLVAGNPDIRFYAGAPIILSDGNRVGTLCVIDRQPKYLDEKQRENLQCLALAAAAALEGRRAVRQYQQAALDLQASENHLRQIYHTTPTMLHSIDVNGRLIVVSNTWLLKLGYSRDEVLGHLSSEYLTPESQEHAKNIVIPEFFKTGRCDNIAYQMVAKDGSILDVLLSAILEYDANGQPRSSVAVIEDVTQRRIVEHKLQQKRQRLAHIIDSTQLGTWEWNVQTGEVIFNDRWAEIIGYSLENFYPLSIQTWVDTVHPDDLKVSEALLERHFADINVRYECEIRMRHRDGHLVLVRSHGRVMTWTADGKPEWMFGTHEDITERNAEKVALQEAKERISLATDSGRIGIWDWDILSNTLAWDEWMYRLHGLTPRQDAAPFELWSRSLHQEDRKNAELALREAVSGRSVFATEFRIVWPDGSIHHICSTGRVTCDESGRPLRMVGANWDVTESRSLTADLAEQRELLEVTLRSIGDAVITTDDRGQVTWLNPVAERMTGWLVAEAIGRPLGQVFHIVNEETRKATENPVLVCLEQGKIVGLANHTVLMSRNGEEYGIEDSAAPIRNTTGDLLGVVLVFHDVTEQRRLSGEMSYRATHDALTGLVNRAEFENRLRRVLQKAHDERSQHFLLYIDLDQFKLVNDSCGHTVGDQLLQQVAKLLLSAIRERDTLARLGGDEFAIILEHCADDPAQRVAQQICEKMDDFRFMHDGRRFRIGASIGLVPVDNRWSTIESIMKAADTSCYAAKEAGRNRVHVWFDSDLAMRTRHGEMKWTDRIGQALDEDLFVLYAQHISPIGFSSKGLHAEVLLRMVDSDGSLVLPGAFMPAAERFHLASRIDRWVLMHAIDWLKSLPSIDDIENLSINLSGQSVGDRAFHRWALEKMNEAGKEICHKLCIEITETAVVTNLADAAIFIEQAHTAGIKIALDDFGAGASSFGYLKSLSVDFLKIDGQFIRDLAKDQLNVAAVRCFVEVSKAVGVKTVAEFVETQDNFDRLRAIGVDYAQGYLMHRPSPLDEIMVSKINID, from the coding sequence ATGAATCCAGCACACTTGCCAGCCAACGAGAAAGACCGATTAGCCTCACTTCAATCACTTGACATTCTTGACACTTCTCCTGAAGCTGAATTTGATGCTTTGGTGAGAGTTGCATCTTCCATTTGCGGTGTGCCTATTTCATTGATCAGCCTGGTTGATATAGAGCGCCAATGGTTCAAGGCAAATATTGGGTTACCTGGTGTATCGGAAACACCGCGCGATATCGCTTTCTGCGCGCATGCGATTCTAGGGGATGAGGTATTTGAGGTATCAGATGCAAAGCAAGACGTGCGTTTTGCTGACAATCCCCTGGTTGCGGGTAATCCTGATATCAGGTTTTATGCTGGTGCACCGATCATCTTAAGTGATGGGAATCGTGTTGGCACCCTATGTGTTATTGATCGTCAGCCAAAATATTTAGATGAAAAGCAGCGTGAAAATCTGCAATGTTTGGCTCTCGCTGCCGCAGCGGCTCTGGAAGGGCGGCGCGCAGTACGTCAATACCAACAAGCGGCACTTGATTTGCAGGCCAGTGAAAATCACTTACGCCAGATCTATCATACAACTCCCACGATGCTGCATTCGATTGATGTGAACGGAAGATTGATTGTTGTAAGCAATACGTGGTTGCTTAAACTCGGTTATAGCCGCGACGAGGTGTTGGGACATTTATCTTCAGAATATCTGACCCCTGAGTCACAAGAACATGCCAAAAATATTGTAATACCAGAATTCTTTAAAACTGGACGATGCGATAACATTGCCTATCAAATGGTGGCCAAAGATGGCTCAATACTTGATGTCTTGCTTTCGGCCATTCTCGAATACGATGCAAATGGACAGCCACGCAGTAGTGTTGCTGTAATCGAAGACGTGACTCAACGACGCATCGTTGAGCATAAGCTGCAACAAAAGCGTCAACGGTTAGCACACATCATTGATAGTACCCAATTGGGAACGTGGGAGTGGAATGTTCAGACAGGAGAAGTGATTTTTAATGACCGATGGGCTGAAATTATTGGTTATTCCTTAGAGAATTTTTATCCTCTGTCAATCCAAACCTGGGTCGATACTGTACATCCGGATGACTTAAAGGTGTCGGAAGCATTACTTGAACGACATTTTGCAGATATTAACGTGCGCTACGAGTGTGAAATTCGAATGCGTCACCGGGATGGACACTTAGTACTGGTGCGTAGTCATGGTCGTGTCATGACGTGGACTGCCGATGGCAAACCTGAATGGATGTTTGGCACACACGAAGACATCACGGAACGCAATGCGGAAAAAGTCGCATTGCAAGAAGCGAAAGAGCGAATATCTCTGGCGACAGACTCTGGTCGCATTGGCATTTGGGATTGGGATATTTTAAGCAATACCTTGGCCTGGGATGAATGGATGTATCGCTTGCATGGTTTGACTCCGAGGCAAGATGCTGCCCCTTTTGAGTTATGGTCACGAAGCCTTCATCAAGAGGATCGTAAGAACGCAGAATTAGCCTTGCGGGAAGCGGTCTCTGGACGTAGTGTTTTTGCTACAGAATTTCGTATCGTTTGGCCCGATGGTTCTATTCATCATATCTGTAGTACGGGTCGCGTCACGTGTGATGAATCGGGACGCCCATTACGTATGGTTGGTGCTAATTGGGATGTTACCGAATCTCGAAGCTTGACTGCCGATTTGGCAGAGCAACGTGAGCTGTTAGAAGTGACCTTGCGTTCGATTGGTGATGCGGTCATCACGACCGATGATAGGGGACAAGTTACCTGGCTTAACCCAGTTGCTGAGCGAATGACTGGCTGGCTTGTGGCTGAGGCGATAGGAAGACCACTGGGTCAAGTTTTTCATATCGTTAACGAGGAAACGCGCAAAGCTACTGAGAATCCAGTCTTGGTCTGTCTAGAGCAAGGTAAGATAGTGGGATTGGCTAACCACACTGTACTGATGTCGCGTAATGGAGAGGAGTACGGTATTGAAGATTCTGCGGCGCCTATTCGCAATACAACTGGCGATCTTTTAGGTGTCGTGCTGGTATTTCATGACGTGACGGAGCAACGACGTCTATCCGGTGAAATGAGTTATCGCGCAACCCATGATGCACTGACAGGACTTGTCAATCGAGCGGAATTTGAAAATCGGCTTCGTCGCGTTTTGCAAAAAGCACACGATGAAAGAAGTCAGCATTTCTTACTCTACATTGATCTTGATCAATTCAAACTGGTTAATGACTCTTGCGGACATACGGTTGGTGATCAACTTTTGCAGCAGGTAGCGAAATTATTATTATCTGCAATACGGGAACGAGATACGCTTGCGCGACTAGGTGGGGACGAGTTTGCGATTATTTTAGAACACTGTGCTGATGATCCAGCACAACGGGTCGCGCAACAAATTTGCGAGAAAATGGATGATTTTCGCTTTATGCATGATGGCAGACGTTTCCGGATCGGGGCTAGTATCGGTTTGGTTCCCGTTGATAATCGGTGGTCAACCATCGAATCAATCATGAAAGCGGCAGATACCTCTTGTTATGCCGCAAAAGAGGCTGGACGTAACAGAGTACATGTCTGGTTTGATTCTGATCTGGCGATGCGGACACGGCATGGCGAAATGAAATGGACCGATCGTATCGGGCAGGCACTCGATGAAGACCTTTTCGTGCTCTATGCGCAACATATTTCACCGATAGGCTTTTCATCCAAAGGGCTGCATGCAGAAGTACTTTTGCGGATGGTCGACAGTGATGGCTCTCTCGTGCTGCCAGGTGCTTTTATGCCAGCTGCAGAACGGTTTCATCTGGCCTCACGCATTGACCGCTGGGTCCTTATGCATGCCATAGATTGGCTTAAATCATTGCCGTCGATCGACGACATTGAGAATCTCAGCATCAATCTTTCTGGTCAATCCGTTGGCGACCGCGCTTTTCATCGATGGGCGCTCGAAAAAATGAATGAGGCAGGTAAAGAGATTTGTCATAAATTGTGCATCGAGATAACAGAAACGGCGGTGGTAACCAATCTTGCAGACGCTGCTATATTTATCGAGCAGGCACACACGGCAGGAATCAAGATAGCATTGGACGACTTTGGTGCAGGTGCATCTTCGTTCGGCTATTTAAAATCATTGTCTGTCGATTTCTTAAAAATAGATGGTCAATTTATCCGTGATTTAGCGAAGGATCAGTTGAATGTGGCAGCTGTTCGCTGCTTTGTTGAAGTTTCTAAGGCCGTGGGTGTTAAAACTGTTGCTGAGTTTGTCGAGACGCAGGACAATTTCGACCGGCTACGTGCGATTGGTGTCGATTATGCGCAAGGATATTTAATGCACAGACCATCGCCGCTTGACGAAATAATGGTGTCGAAAATAAACATTGATTAG
- a CDS encoding IS5 family transposase (programmed frameshift) has protein sequence MQGDRKMLRDDQWEKIEALLPGKVGDPGRSGENNRQFVEAVLWIVRTSSPWRDLPAELGNWHTTYTRFKRWGEAGVWQEIVEAVSGDRDMEALMIDSTVVRAHQHASGAKKEGRQAIGRSRGGLTSKIHVAVDALGNPVRWLLTGGEGSDMNQGLPLIKGFQAKAILADKGYDSNVFVDYIHANGMLAVIPPKKNRLVQREYDRHLYKDRNIVERFFNRIKQFRRLATRYEKLDRNFLSFINLVFAYLWIC, from the exons ATGCAAGGCGACCGCAAGATGTTAAGAGATGATCAATGGGAGAAAATAGAAGCCTTGTTGCCGGGAAAAGTGGGTGATCCTGGTCGGTCAGGGGAGAATAATCGTCAATTTGTTGAAGCTGTGTTATGGATAGTGCGCACCAGTTCACCCTGGCGTGATTTACCAGCGGAATTAGGGAATTGGCATACGACTTATACGCGCTTTAAGCGCTGGGGTGAAGCAGGTGTATGGCAAGAAATAGTGGAAGCAGTGAGCGGCGATCGGGATATGGAAGCATTGATGATTGATAGTACGGTGGTGAGAGCACATCAACATGCTTCAGGTGCT AAAAAAGAAGGGCGTCAAGCGATAGGACGTTCACGCGGCGGCCTGACCAGCAAGATACACGTCGCGGTGGATGCGCTTGGCAATCCTGTGCGTTGGTTACTGACAGGGGGAGAGGGATCCGATATGAATCAAGGTTTGCCATTGATTAAAGGCTTTCAGGCGAAAGCGATATTGGCTGACAAAGGTTATGACTCGAATGTTTTTGTGGATTACATTCATGCTAACGGGATGCTGGCCGTTATTCCGCCAAAGAAAAACAGACTGGTGCAGCGTGAATATGACCGCCACTTATACAAAGATAGAAATATTGTTGAACGTTTTTTCAATCGCATAAAGCAATTCCGTAGACTTGCAACACGGTATGAAAAATTGGATAGAAACTTCCTTTCCTTTATCAATCTTGTATTTGCTTACCTTTGGATTTGTTGA
- a CDS encoding response regulator transcription factor — protein sequence MRNKSTWIAVIDHDAATREALVNLLETMELKALSFSSGYLFIASLPFTQPDCIILDLHMPYMSGFTIMSKLEQLAKKIPVIVLTRHELTEDFKQACLSNAIAVLQKPVSDQALSKAIKKALNHETPGLPGSRLAI from the coding sequence ATGAGAAACAAATCTACATGGATAGCAGTCATTGATCACGACGCAGCAACGCGGGAGGCGTTAGTCAATCTGTTGGAAACAATGGAGTTAAAGGCGTTGAGTTTTAGCTCTGGTTACCTGTTCATAGCCAGCCTGCCCTTTACACAGCCTGACTGCATCATTCTGGATTTGCACATGCCTTATATGTCCGGCTTTACGATCATGTCCAAGCTCGAGCAACTGGCGAAAAAAATTCCAGTAATCGTCTTGACCAGACACGAACTGACAGAAGATTTTAAACAGGCTTGCTTGTCGAACGCTATTGCAGTTTTACAAAAACCTGTGAGTGATCAAGCTTTAAGCAAGGCAATTAAAAAGGCCCTCAATCACGAAACGCCTGGCTTGCCAGGGTCCAGGCTGGCAATTTGA
- a CDS encoding ABC transporter substrate-binding protein: MKLPRLLILLWMIMGCLYPAHASDVASNSSNVSSNAGKLIRYPRLSTQLDPHSDYVLEVLRLAIKASGQPYQLQASEAPMQQARGIYELSSVKGNVDILWTMTTDEREAQLIPIRIPIDKGLIGWRIALLTEANTNIFKDVKNLKDLAAFTAGQELDWPDGPILKSNGLPLKTSASYEPLFNMLKAGRFDYFPRSVFEVQVELDGRPGQKLVIDKHIALYYPAALYFFVSPREPKMAEDIQNGLEEMIKNGSFEKIFQRYQQATIKNINLKSRTIISLRNPLLNPEKMPLNRPELWFKP; this comes from the coding sequence ATGAAATTGCCTAGACTGCTGATACTGCTTTGGATGATCATGGGCTGCTTGTACCCGGCGCACGCCAGTGATGTTGCCAGCAATTCCAGTAATGTCAGCAGCAATGCAGGCAAGCTCATACGCTATCCACGTCTGTCCACGCAACTTGATCCGCATAGTGACTATGTACTGGAAGTGTTAAGGCTGGCGATCAAGGCTAGTGGTCAGCCTTATCAGTTGCAAGCAAGTGAGGCCCCCATGCAACAGGCGCGCGGTATCTATGAGCTGAGCTCGGTGAAGGGGAATGTCGATATCCTGTGGACCATGACCACAGATGAGAGGGAGGCGCAGCTAATCCCCATCCGCATCCCCATCGACAAGGGCCTGATAGGCTGGCGCATTGCTCTGCTGACAGAGGCGAATACGAATATCTTCAAGGATGTCAAAAACCTCAAGGACCTGGCGGCCTTCACTGCCGGGCAAGAGCTGGACTGGCCCGATGGGCCTATATTGAAAAGCAATGGCCTGCCGCTAAAAACTTCGGCATCCTACGAACCACTGTTCAATATGCTCAAGGCGGGGCGCTTTGATTATTTCCCGCGTTCTGTTTTTGAAGTGCAGGTAGAACTCGATGGCCGCCCAGGTCAAAAACTGGTCATCGACAAGCATATCGCTCTGTATTATCCAGCTGCCCTGTACTTCTTTGTCAGCCCGCGCGAACCAAAAATGGCAGAAGACATACAGAACGGCCTGGAAGAAATGATCAAAAATGGCAGCTTTGAAAAAATATTCCAGCGCTACCAGCAAGCCACGATCAAAAACATCAACCTCAAATCCCGCACCATCATCAGCTTGCGCAACCCTTTGCTGAACCCGGAGAAAATGCCTTTGAACAGGCCGGAATTGTGGTTTAAACCTTGA
- a CDS encoding CPBP family intramembrane glutamic endopeptidase, whose translation MTTAEITTSLDKPVWHQKLLQYTIVKFLLAVLIVGGVQFVSRKAMSHFLGGPDWVVFRNITAMLLGWLSYAFYVRVIEKRKATELALFSAWKEWLIGLVLGAMLFVLVLGSLSLLGVFHVDGYNDPRLMLKYLPIFVVVAVMEELFFRAMIFRMMEESLGSAVAILISALAFGFAHASNPGATVFSSIAIALEAGIAFGAAYMLTRRLALCIAMHFSWNFTQGAVFSVAVSGTDSKGWLQTHMTGSEWLSGGAFGAEASVLAVFLATLMGVVFLYLAWKKGEVKSGFWKKPRQLAAA comes from the coding sequence ATGACAACTGCAGAAATCACCACCAGCCTGGACAAGCCAGTCTGGCATCAAAAACTTTTGCAATACACCATCGTCAAATTCCTGCTGGCGGTACTCATCGTCGGTGGCGTGCAATTTGTTTCCCGCAAGGCCATGTCACATTTCCTGGGCGGGCCGGACTGGGTGGTATTTCGCAATATCACAGCCATGCTGCTGGGCTGGCTGAGCTATGCTTTCTATGTACGCGTCATAGAAAAACGCAAGGCGACTGAGCTGGCCTTATTTTCTGCCTGGAAAGAATGGCTGATCGGCCTGGTGCTGGGCGCCATGTTGTTTGTGCTGGTGCTGGGTAGTTTGTCCTTGCTGGGTGTATTTCATGTCGATGGCTATAATGACCCGAGGCTGATGCTCAAATACCTGCCCATCTTTGTGGTAGTAGCGGTCATGGAGGAGCTGTTTTTTCGCGCCATGATCTTTCGCATGATGGAAGAATCCCTGGGCAGTGCCGTCGCCATCCTGATCTCTGCCCTGGCCTTTGGTTTTGCCCATGCGTCCAACCCGGGTGCCACTGTCTTCAGTTCAATTGCGATTGCGCTGGAAGCGGGTATCGCATTTGGCGCAGCCTATATGCTGACTCGTCGCCTGGCGCTGTGCATCGCCATGCATTTTTCCTGGAACTTTACCCAGGGTGCGGTGTTTTCTGTTGCGGTATCAGGCACAGACAGCAAGGGCTGGCTGCAAACCCATATGACAGGTTCTGAATGGCTCAGCGGTGGTGCTTTTGGGGCAGAAGCTTCAGTGCTCGCGGTTTTTCTGGCGACCTTGATGGGTGTGGTATTCCTGTACCTGGCCTGGAAGAAGGGTGAAGTCAAATCAGGCTTCTGGAAAAAACCGCGCCAGCTTGCGGCGGCATGA
- a CDS encoding carboxymuconolactone decarboxylase family protein: protein MDMPRIAPLEPPFDIDLEQALARIMPPGMPPLALFRTQAHNKRVLLRMFAGNLLDKGEISLRERELIILRTCARCGSEYEWGVHVTLFAARAGLSREDIAATLCDAPASSALSASEMLLLKVVDDLHETSSITDALWANLEQHFSQAQLLEIISLVGSYHTVSFVTNAARIELETFAARFAQYQ from the coding sequence ATGGACATGCCAAGAATTGCCCCACTGGAGCCACCTTTTGATATTGACCTAGAGCAGGCTCTTGCCCGCATCATGCCACCCGGCATGCCGCCCTTGGCGCTATTCCGTACCCAGGCGCATAACAAGCGTGTCTTGCTGCGCATGTTTGCCGGCAATCTGCTGGACAAGGGCGAGATATCCTTGCGGGAGCGCGAACTGATCATCCTGCGCACCTGTGCCCGCTGTGGTTCGGAATATGAATGGGGGGTACATGTCACCCTGTTTGCCGCCAGGGCAGGCTTGAGCAGGGAAGACATTGCTGCCACGCTCTGCGATGCGCCAGCATCAAGCGCTTTGTCAGCCAGCGAAATGCTATTGCTCAAAGTCGTCGATGATTTGCATGAAACATCAAGCATCACGGATGCGTTATGGGCAAATCTGGAACAGCATTTCAGCCAGGCGCAACTACTCGAAATCATCAGCCTGGTGGGCAGCTATCACACCGTGTCCTTCGTCACCAATGCCGCAAGAATAGAGCTGGAAACTTTCGCCGCGCGTTTTGCGCAATACCAGTGA
- a CDS encoding helix-turn-helix domain-containing protein, whose amino-acid sequence MTTPKPGQAVRGSQTGRPIMALLDLLGRRWTLRMIWELRGEPMSFRELRDRCDAMSPTVLNQRLRELRETRIVEMGAAGGYSLSPSGLNLVKAMLPLLAWSEEWQQMLDDVQQQC is encoded by the coding sequence ATGACGACACCAAAACCAGGGCAGGCAGTACGGGGATCGCAGACTGGTCGCCCCATCATGGCCTTACTGGATTTGCTGGGCCGCCGCTGGACTTTGCGCATGATCTGGGAATTGCGGGGCGAGCCGATGAGTTTTCGTGAATTGCGTGATCGCTGCGACGCCATGTCGCCCACCGTGCTCAACCAGCGCCTGCGCGAACTGCGCGAAACCCGCATCGTCGAGATGGGTGCTGCTGGCGGTTACAGCCTCAGCCCATCAGGCTTGAACCTGGTCAAGGCAATGCTGCCCTTGCTGGCCTGGTCAGAAGAATGGCAGCAGATGCTGGACGATGTCCAGCAGCAGTGCTGA
- a CDS encoding tetratricopeptide repeat protein, with protein sequence MYKSTLLAPLLCSLLSAHALNANANANAIATAVTAPAKPAATAAPDVGAAAFREGNFALAFQDWSTRAASGEAAAQHNLGTLYLSGKGPDKDEAKAMEWFSKAAASGYASSQFNLAEGYRLGIGVEKDMAQAISWYQKAAAQGLASAQVTLGICLEMGLGVPKDMEQANKLYRAAADQHDAEAQFRLARIFALGLGTEVNQRVANIYAAQAANQGHPQAQTYLATQYLSGASMPRDVNLAIHLLAQAARQGHARAFAWLGNIYSEGNGIAADLPRAYLYFSIADRLDTAKEMQDMPNKQKLGLAFRLKTEEIQQAMTLASEWKLGNLPPRLVLPVLNTNQAKPEIYRGEVYYLKN encoded by the coding sequence ATGTACAAATCCACACTCCTCGCTCCCCTGCTCTGCTCTCTGCTCTCAGCCCATGCCCTGAATGCGAATGCTAATGCTAATGCCATTGCCACAGCAGTCACCGCACCAGCCAAACCTGCTGCCACAGCCGCACCGGATGTCGGCGCAGCCGCCTTCAGAGAGGGTAATTTTGCCCTGGCCTTCCAGGACTGGAGTACCCGGGCAGCAAGCGGCGAAGCCGCAGCCCAGCATAATCTGGGCACCCTGTACCTGAGCGGCAAAGGGCCAGACAAGGATGAAGCCAAGGCCATGGAGTGGTTTAGCAAGGCTGCTGCTTCTGGCTATGCCAGTTCACAATTCAACCTGGCAGAAGGCTATCGCCTGGGCATAGGTGTAGAAAAAGACATGGCGCAAGCCATCTCCTGGTATCAAAAAGCTGCTGCGCAAGGTCTGGCCAGCGCCCAGGTCACCCTGGGTATTTGCCTTGAAATGGGCCTGGGTGTGCCCAAGGATATGGAGCAGGCCAACAAGTTGTACCGGGCTGCCGCCGACCAGCATGATGCAGAAGCCCAGTTCCGCCTGGCGCGCATTTTTGCGCTGGGCCTGGGTACCGAGGTCAACCAGCGCGTCGCCAATATCTATGCGGCGCAGGCTGCCAACCAGGGTCACCCGCAGGCACAGACTTATCTGGCTACCCAGTACCTGTCCGGTGCCAGCATGCCACGCGATGTCAATCTCGCCATCCACCTGCTGGCACAGGCTGCCCGCCAGGGTCACGCACGGGCGTTTGCCTGGCTGGGCAATATCTATAGCGAAGGCAATGGCATTGCCGCCGACCTGCCCCGCGCCTACCTGTATTTCTCTATCGCCGACAGGCTCGATACCGCCAAGGAAATGCAGGACATGCCCAACAAACAAAAGCTGGGCCTGGCCTTCCGACTGAAGACAGAAGAAATACAGCAAGCCATGACACTGGCCAGCGAATGGAAGCTCGGCAATCTGCCACCGAGGCTGGTCTTGCCGGTCTTGAACACGAATCAAGCCAAACCCGAGATTTATCGGGGTGAAGTTTATTATCTAAAAAACTAA
- a CDS encoding metallophosphoesterase has product MPASASLFRLRSFNSFNSFNSFVLCSSVAALASVLMLSTALAQNTAPVPASAATASASTTPVTGINDGPYAFYQSPNQPDKGGLDVNWICNDQLQKQNFSTSANISLPPACGYPQALTIRPAETAFPATIKFKADKLAAISDIHGQFDLMLKLLQANGIINQDWRWTYGKGHLVIAGDVLDRGPKVTESLWLLYALEAQASAAGGGVHLLLGNHEAISMAGDVRYLNKKYAAVAQHLSVSYQQMFDNSSVLGRWLRSKPVIVQVNDMLFMHGGLHPDHQSLNMSLQQINEKYRSTLGLSKAQIKTDDVLSWLYGSIGPLWYRGYFNAPKLPLADLDKMLQQLKLERIVVGHTTMDGVYSHYQGKVISIDSGIKGGVKGEMLFWDKGQLSKAGVDGQKVAVPDATEKRKDAGD; this is encoded by the coding sequence ATGCCAGCATCAGCATCACTATTTCGCCTTCGCTCGTTCAATTCATTCAATTCATTCAATTCATTCGTATTGTGCAGTAGCGTTGCCGCCCTCGCCAGTGTCTTAATGCTGAGTACGGCGCTGGCGCAAAATACCGCACCGGTGCCGGCATCAGCTGCAACGGCATCTGCGTCCACCACACCGGTCACTGGCATCAATGATGGCCCGTATGCGTTCTACCAGTCGCCGAACCAGCCCGACAAGGGCGGCCTGGATGTGAACTGGATATGCAATGACCAATTGCAAAAGCAAAACTTCAGCACTTCTGCCAACATCAGCCTGCCCCCAGCTTGCGGTTATCCGCAGGCATTGACGATACGTCCGGCTGAAACTGCCTTTCCTGCGACCATCAAATTCAAGGCCGACAAGCTCGCTGCCATTAGTGACATCCACGGCCAGTTTGACCTCATGCTCAAGCTCTTGCAGGCCAATGGCATCATCAACCAGGACTGGCGATGGACCTATGGCAAAGGCCATCTCGTCATCGCCGGTGATGTACTGGACCGTGGCCCGAAGGTCACTGAATCCCTGTGGCTATTGTATGCACTCGAAGCCCAGGCCAGCGCCGCCGGTGGTGGCGTGCACCTGCTGCTGGGTAATCATGAAGCTATCTCCATGGCAGGCGACGTGCGTTACCTGAATAAAAAATATGCTGCCGTCGCCCAGCACCTGAGTGTCAGTTATCAGCAAATGTTTGATAACAGCAGCGTGCTCGGTCGCTGGCTGCGCAGCAAACCTGTGATCGTGCAGGTCAATGACATGCTCTTCATGCATGGCGGCCTGCATCCCGATCATCAAAGCCTCAACATGAGTCTGCAACAGATCAATGAAAAATACCGCAGCACGCTGGGTTTGAGCAAAGCACAAATCAAGACTGACGATGTACTGAGCTGGCTGTACGGCAGCATAGGGCCGTTATGGTACCGTGGCTATTTCAATGCACCCAAATTACCCCTTGCCGACCTTGATAAGATGCTGCAGCAACTCAAGCTCGAACGCATCGTCGTTGGCCACACCACCATGGATGGTGTGTATTCCCACTACCAGGGCAAAGTCATCTCCATCGATTCCGGCATAAAAGGCGGCGTCAAGGGTGAGATGCTGTTCTGGGATAAAGGCCAGCTTAGCAAGGCAGGCGTGGATGGGCAAAAAGTTGCAGTGCCGGATGCGACGGAAAAGCGCAAGGATGCGGGCGATTGA
- a CDS encoding DegT/DnrJ/EryC1/StrS aminotransferase family protein, translating to MTSSAYRKFAQPQLSEASIQAVVDVLRSNWITTGPRVGELEQALSATFGHRPTRLLTSATGAMEVALALCNIGEGDEVITSAQTFFSAMNMIVKCGAKPIFVDCDLVTRAIDLAQVEAAITPKTKAIMPTHFPGALGDMDALYALAKKYKLRVIEDAALVQGSKWKGKPVGSFGDIAIFSFHPNKNMTTIEGGAIVVNDEAEAQRVDVLRFHGIVKLPDQTRDVVEASGKFNMSDVSAVIGLHQLTQFDDFMAQRQVLADRYFASFPQLPGVVLPPQDQPEQTWNMFCVLIPYENFGHTRSSFRAALHDAGIGTGVSYEACHTTTVGKSFGYGEGMFPNAERIARETVTLPLHVGLTVVDVDEICAVVKKILMG from the coding sequence ATGACCTCATCCGCATACCGCAAATTCGCCCAGCCACAATTATCAGAAGCCAGCATACAGGCCGTGGTAGATGTGCTGCGTTCCAACTGGATTACGACTGGCCCCAGGGTCGGTGAACTGGAACAGGCGCTATCAGCAACTTTTGGACATCGCCCCACCAGGTTGCTGACCTCGGCCACAGGTGCGATGGAGGTGGCGCTGGCACTGTGCAATATAGGTGAAGGCGATGAAGTCATTACGTCTGCGCAGACTTTTTTCTCGGCCATGAACATGATCGTTAAATGCGGTGCCAAACCCATATTTGTCGATTGTGACCTGGTCACCCGCGCCATTGACCTGGCCCAGGTCGAAGCAGCCATCACACCTAAAACCAAAGCCATTATGCCTACGCATTTCCCTGGTGCACTTGGTGATATGGATGCGCTGTATGCACTGGCCAAGAAGTACAAACTGCGCGTCATAGAAGATGCAGCACTGGTGCAGGGTTCGAAGTGGAAGGGAAAACCCGTAGGCTCATTTGGCGACATCGCCATCTTCAGCTTCCATCCAAACAAAAACATGACCACCATAGAAGGTGGTGCGATTGTCGTGAACGATGAGGCTGAGGCACAGCGGGTAGATGTACTGCGCTTTCACGGCATCGTCAAACTGCCAGACCAGACCCGTGATGTGGTAGAGGCCAGCGGCAAGTTCAATATGTCGGATGTATCAGCCGTGATAGGCCTGCATCAACTGACACAGTTCGACGACTTCATGGCCCAGCGCCAGGTGCTGGCGGATCGCTATTTCGCCAGCTTCCCGCAGCTACCTGGTGTCGTGCTGCCACCGCAGGACCAGCCAGAGCAGACCTGGAATATGTTTTGCGTACTCATCCCTTACGAAAACTTTGGCCACACCCGCAGCAGCTTCCGTGCGGCGCTGCATGATGCAGGTATAGGTACGGGCGTTTCTTATGAAGCTTGTCACACGACTACCGTGGGCAAGAGTTTTGGCTATGGCGAGGGTATGTTCCCCAATGCAGAACGCATCGCCCGCGAGACTGTGACCCTGCCTTTGCATGTGGGTTTAACGGTGGTGGATGTGGATGAGATTTGTGCGGTGGTGAAAAAAATATTAATGGGGTGA